From Lewinellaceae bacterium:
TCAGCAACTTCCCATCCGCCTGAACCAGTTTCAAACCGAGATTTTCGACGGCGCCCGCCTGGCGCCCTGGCTGCAGGGAAAGTTCCTGGCGGGTAGCCGGGGCGGGCGCGGCGGCTCCATCCTGCCGCAAGGCGCCAATCGGATTTGCCTGGAAGTGATCGACGTCCAGCGCAATGTGCCGATCTCCGATCGCTATTGCCTGAGCGGCAATTTTCGGCTCAGCCTGCCCCCGCAGTTGCGGCTGCCGGCCAACCGTTCGGACATACCCCAAAGCCAGGCGTCCAGCCTGCTTTTCAACTGGACCCCCAAACACCTGATCTCCGGCAACCCGCCCGGGCCGGTAGCGTATACATTCACTCTCGTGGAAGTGCTGCCGGGAATCGCCAACCCCAACGACGCTTTCGAGCAGGCGTTCCCCATTTTTGAAACCACCCAACCCGCCCCCACTTTTCTTTACGCCGAGGGCCTCCCGCCTCTGGAAGCCGGCAAATGGTACGCCTGGCGCGTTCAGGCCTCGCAGTCCATGGGTTACGCCCTCTTCGAAAACGACGGCTGGAGCGAAGTTTTTTCCTTCCGCATTTACGATGATGCGGGCGGCGCAGCAACCGATCCAACCTCCAACGGCATACTCCGAAGCGGCGCTGGCCGCAATTGCGCGCCTTTTTCCGTCGACTTCGGGCCGGTGCCGCACGGCGGGCAGCAAAGCGCCCCAATGGCCGAAGGAGAAACGATAAAGGTTGGTTTTTTCGAAATGGAAGTCACGCAGATCAATTCACAGGCCAATGGTTATTCCGGCAAGGGGTTCGTCATCGTCCCCTTCCTGAAGTCAAAAATTAAGGCCCGCTTCCGCAATGTAAAGGTCAATGAGTGGAAACGAGCTTACGAAATCGGCAGCGTCATCGCCGAAAAAGACAATCCTGAACTCGATTTTGACCCGGACCTGCTCAGCGGAGGGAACATCCCAAAAGTCTTTAGCCAGGCCTTCCTCGAATCGCTGACCGGTTACCTGGAAAGCCGCCGGTCGCAGGGCCGCTTCGTTTCCCGCCTCAGCGAATCGGTCTCGGCTTTGACCGGCCTTCCCCTGGTTCTGGACAAAAAAAGGCCCGATGGCCAGGCGGTGCCGCCGGTCATTGTCCTCGATCTGCGCTTAGGCGTTCGGGAAGCCAGGATGACCGCCCTATCCTTCTTGCCGGGCAGCCCCGAGGGCGAATGGATCACCTTCCTCGCTCCCCGAATTGGAATTACGCCCTTCGGGATTCAACAAGGCATAGGGCTGAACCTGATCGAGGATGCGTTTATTCCGGCACAGGATAATATGGGGTTGCTGGCGCACGGCGAAAGTTCCCCTGCCGCCCCTTCCTCTCTGGAATGCGACTGCGAGGGATATACCACCTGGAATCCCGTTTTTTCTCTGGCATTCCAGCCTGAATTCATGATGCACGCCGACTCCGGGGGCCAGGTGGCCCTTCCGCTGACAGAAGCCAGCGGGCAACTGCCTGGCCTGATGGGATCGGTGAGCAACCTTCCGCCGGTTGCTGTGGCCGGGTTGCCTGGTTTTCGTTTTCAGGCCGGAGCCGGAGCAGTCGATTGTTCTCCCTCCGACCTGCTTCCGCAAGCAGATCAATTGCCGGCAGCCCCTGAGGAATTCAAAACAGAAGCCTGGCAAGGGGTTTATTTCCGGAATCCCCGGGCCAGCTTGCCTCCGGAATATGACATTTCGGGAGCGGGCCAGGCGATGGCCCTGTCCGGCGAAGCCCTCTACATTGATGGCTCGGGCCTGACCGGCCGGTTTTCCGGCGACCACCTGGCGACCTTGCAGGAAGGGCGGCTCGGAAGCTGGCCCTGCAGCATCGATCAGTTGCAACTGGATATTCGGAATAGCCGCATTTTCGATTCCAGGATTCAGGGAATGATCAAAGTGCCGGCGCTGGCGGACGCCTTCCACTTTGAAGCCAGGCTCCATCTATCCGGCCAGGACGATGAGGCTGAGATCAGGGCCAGCCCGCGAAGCCTCACCACAAGTTTGCCGATGTGGCAGGCCAGCATCAACTTGTCCGACAGCTCGCAGGTGCGGGCCCCGCTGCGCCGTTTTGATGGCGGCCGGCGGCAATTCCTCCCCGGCGCCAGCCTCTACGGGGTTATTTCCCTTGACCTTCCCGATGAGCAAATGGAAGGCTTGCTGCCGGGCGGCCAGACGGAGATCAAACGGGAATTGGAAAAAATACTGGGCACTTCCGGCCTCGGCCTCCGCCTTGAAAACCTGAAGCTCCAGGGCCTGCAGATCAATCCCTCCGCCGAGCCGGAAAAGCGGTTCCGGTTGGATGGGTACGATGCTTCCGGCGCCACGCTGGCTATTGGCGGCAAGCCTTTTCCCTTACATTCCGTACAATTGAAGTACCGGCCCGGGGAAAACCAGGATGGAACAGCCGAGGAAATAGGGCTGGTTTTGACGGTGAAAAAGCAGAGTAGATTCGTTCACCTGATCCTCTGGGGCGGGCGCCAGAGCGAGGGAAGCTACGGGCTTCAGCGCATAGCGGTAGAGACGGGCAAGGCAGCCTGCGATTGCGTCGGCCCGAAAGAAGCGGCGGCCAATCTCAGCAACTTTTCCCTGGAGCGGGAAGGCCGGCAGCTCTTTCTTCGCCTTCCCTTTCTGGACAACTTGCAACTGGAAATGACGAGAAACACGGGCGCTCACTTGAAAGCGCTGTGGAAAGAAGGCCATGCAGGCAAAAACCTGGAGGCCGCCGATATTCAAAAACTGCTGGCCGATGCTCAGCCGGACAATAGCCGCCGCCGTCTTCCCTACGACCTCACGCCCCACCTGCCGGCGATCCTGGGAGTGGAGAGCTACCATTTGCCCGCCGGCGCCCGCCTCATCCTGGCCAGCCTGGAAGTGGACAGAGAAAGCGCATCCGCCGGGCTCCTGCTCTACTGTGAAAAAGAAGGGCTGCCCCTGGCTTTTATCGCCGAAGGCGTGAGCATAGGCCCCAATAGCTTTGGCCTGTCCGGCCTGGAGATGCACCTGCTGGAGGACGTCAAGAGTCGCCGCCCCACCCTGCCCGTCACCTTCCGCAAAGGCGGCCTCGCTTCCTTTTCCTGCAAAGGGCTGGAATCCTTCCGCCTGCCGGCCGTTTACGAATTTGACCCCAGCCAGTTGGCCAGAGCTGGAGAGGCGGGCGGGCAACCCCTGGCGCTGGAATTTGTAGTACAAGGCAAGGACCCCTTTGATTTTGTCGCGCCGCTGGAGGTTGACGGCGGCGCTGCGAGCTTTGCCATCCCCGGCGGCGAGGGCCAGGTTTTTCACCTGAAGAGCGGCTTTGCCGATTTCAGCGCCACCGACAGCCCTCCGGGCATGCCAGGCTCTTTTACCGGGCTCTGCTTCAAAGAGCTGGAAATGGAACTGGAGGGTTTCCAGGGCCCCGGCGACAGCCCCCTATTGATTCCCTGCCGCGATTTCTTTTTTGTTCCCGGAACGGGCCTTGGCCTGAATGGCGAAGTACGGCTGCAAGGTTTGGCCGGCGAACTGGCGCCCCTCAACTGGGGCGGTTGGCTGTTCGCCATCGACCGGTTCCGTTACCGGGTGGACAATAATACCGTAGTGCAAAGAGAAGCCAACGGGCGCCTGCGCCTTCCCCAAAGCCCCGGCTTGCCGTGGCTCCGGTACCGGCTTTCTTTCGGATATGAGCCGGAAACGATCGAACCCGCCGCCCATCTGGCCCTCGAACGGCAGGCTTTGCGGGCCTACCTGGCGCAGGAAGGCATATCCAATTATTCGGTAGAGATGCAATTGTCGGAAAACAAGGTTTTTCTGCCCGTCCTGATGGTGGATGGCTCGCCGGCAACGTTTGATTATTGCCTCCGGTTCGATGGATCGGAAGCGGGCATCGAAATGGACGGTTCGGGCACCGTCGGCTCTTCGTACACCAAAGAGGCCTGGGTATACCTCTACCCCGGCTCCGAAGCCGGCAGTTTCCTGGCCGGGCAGTACACCCGCCTGGGCATTGTTGCTCAGAACGGTGAACTATACCTCTCCGCCGGGCACAACGGGAACTGGGCCGCCGTAAGGGACACGACGCCACTCCCCCCTAATACCTGGCATCATGTTGCGGTGAGTTATGATGCCTCCACCCAGGAAATGCGGTTGTACCGGAACGGCGCCCTCGCCGCTTCAAGAATAGCCCCTCTGCACAGCGAAACGCAGCAGTTCGTCGGCGCCCCGCCCGGCCAGCTCAGCTTTAATGGCCGGATCAGCGAAATACGGATTTGGAATGCCCCGCGCAGCCTGGAAGAAATACGCGCCTACAGGAACCAGGAAGCCGACGCAGATGACCCTGCCCTGGCCGTTTACTACCGGCTCAGCGAAGGGCCCGGCAGCGAGGAACTGACGGACCTGACTGGAAACGGCCACAACGCCCGGATGGCCAACATGAATCCGGAAGAAGCCTGGTCCGGCATGATCGCCCATAACACAACCGGCATCACGGGACTGGCGCCGGCTAAGGCTTTTAGAGGCCAGAACTACGCCCTCCGGTTCGACGGGGCCGGCGGCCGCATCAGCTTGGGGCGGCGCATCAGCCTCGCCGGCCTGCCGTTTACCATCGAATGCCGGGCCAGAAGGGAAGCCTCCGGAAGAGATCAATACCTGGCCGGACAGGGGTTTGGGTCGGAAAACCAGGGACTGAATATCGGCTTCCTCGCCGACGGGCATTTCGTTTTTGGCTTTCATCAAAACAGCCTGAAGGCAGAAGTTCCCCAAACCGATAACGACTGGCATCGCTGGGCCTGTGTTTTCGACCCGGAAGCTCCCCCCGGAACCCCCAACCGCTTCATTTACCGGGACGGCCAACTGCTGGCCAGCGACAGTTCTCCTGCCGCTTTCCAGGGACAGGGAGCATTTTTCATCGGCGCCGGGATGGGCGGCTGCCAACCCTTCAACGGCTTTATCGGCGAATTCCGCATCTGGCAGGCCGCCCGTTCGCCCGAAGAAATCCGTGGCGGTTTTACCAATCCCCTTTCCGCCTTCCAGCCTGGTTTGCTGGCGTATTACCCGATGAACGAAGGCGCCGGCAGCTTGATCCGGGATCACAGCGGGCACGGTCACACCGGGACCCTGGAGCGGCTCGGCGCAGCCGGCAGTTGGAGCGCAGTTTCCCTGCCCGTCCCCGTTTCCGGCCGCGAGGCGCAAGCGGCCCTGGACAAACGGCTCGTAGAACTCAAGGAAAGCGCCCGCCGGGCAAAAATAACTGTTCAGGACATCTGGCATAACGAATCGCAGGTGCCGGCAGCGTTTCAAGGCGAATTCCGGGAAGCCGCCGCACTGGCTGCTCACGAGGCGGAACGCGCCATGAAACTGGTAGAGCAGATGCTGGCGCCTCAGGGAGAACAGCTGGCTACGGAAGAAGCGATCTCCCAGGCCATCGAGGCGGCAGCGACGGCCGAGGCGTTGGCTCAGGACGCCCTGAGCCTGGCCCGGGAAGTAGCGTTCTACCCCGATCAAGGCGCCGACTATACCGCCGTTTGGGATGAAAAGGGAAAAATAACGGTCCGCTACCGCAATTACGAAACCTACCGGCGGGTGAAACACCTGCTGGCCACCGATGACCCATCCAGCTCGTTTCACTGGGATACCTGGTCTAAGAGCCATTATCTGATGAAATACAACCGGAGAGGCTCCGGCTGGGAGTTGAAGAAAAGCGTCAGGGGGTTCCCGTTCCCGGGCCAGGCAGGGTTGCGGGGCAATGTCGTCCGGCTCGACTGCTACGACCAACAGGGCAAGACCGTTATTTACGAGGCCAGCCGCCCCAAATCGGATCGGCCTATTGTTTTGAAAATGATTTCGGCAAGCCCGGCCGTCAGAAAATCCGAAACCAAAGGGGAAGGCAAAATCCGGTTGCTGGCCGAAAAGGAACGATACGAAAAGCAACAAACCAGCCGGCTCCGCCTGGAATACGAAGACGGCTCTCCCGCCAACAGCTCCGGGCTGATGGTGATCAATTGGCGGCAGGAAAAAGTGATCGAAGGAAAGATCAAGGGCAGGCGCCGGCCCCGCTTCATTTACACCCGCCTCCACCCCAATGGCTCCAGAGAAGAGATGAAAACCGGGGAAGTGGCTTTCGAATTGGAGGCTGGCCAGCCTTACCTGGCCCTGCTGAAGAACAAAAAAGGAAAGACGGCCATTGCCGGGCTGGACAGTGCCTTCTGGAACAGCACGTCGGCAGTAGAATTTTCCGGTTTTCTAAAACAAGAAGAGGCCAACCGGTTGGTGAAACAAGAACTTCAGAGCCGCTTTGAAGCGCGCAGCCGAAGGGAACGGGAGCAGGCGCCTCCCCCCGTTCCGCTTCTGAAGCTGATACGGGCCGGGGAAAATGGCTTATCGCTGAGCTGGGAGGCAACGGCGGAAGGCGGCGATCCGCTGCAGTTGGAGCTCTACCGCCGAATGCACGATGCCGGGGCCAACTGGGAACTGATCCACACGACAGAAGCATCCGGTGAAAAAACATTTGCCGACGCCGGGGCCGAATCCGGCCGGCGATACGAATACGCGGCGCAATCCGCCCGCCCCAATGGATTGGTTTCCGGCCTTTCGTTGGCAGTGGCGGGGCAATTGCCGTTTGAGGAAGAGCAGTACCAGTTGGATAACCTCTCCGCCCGGAAAGTTGCCGACTCCGGCATTCAGCTGGGCTGGGCGCCTCCCAGGGCAACCGGCGGATACGACCTGCAGGTCTACCGCTCGTCGGGGGCGGAGGCCGTGCAGCCCTTCGCCCGCCTCACTGGCGAGGCGGAGCAATTCGTCGACTCCTCCCCTGCCCCGGGCGCCGTATACAATTACGCCGTGCAGGCCATCCTGAAGGACGGCCGGAAGGGGAAGCGGAGCGCGGTGGTATCGGTGTGGTATGAGTAACCATGCTATTGGTGTGAATGTGTAAACGTGTAAATGTGAGGGCACTCTGGAAAGTCTAGTTTGGAACTCCGGTGCCCAATAATGGGAAATTTTATTTGGACTCCACCCCCTGACCCCCGCCAGCGGGGGAAAACACACCCCTGAATCGGAGGAAATGTCCCCCGCTGGCGGGGGATTTAGGGGGTGGACAAAATATTCTTCGCCATCAATAGTTTCCGGAGCACCCTCAAACGCGTAAACGTGTAAATGATCGGGAACCTGGTTCTTTTACACATTTATACCCTTACACTTTTACACAGCCCAGCAAATATCCAGCCCCCTTTAGTTTGTTGCGATCAGCAATTAGACGAGCAAATAACCAAAACCCAAAATTTTCCAAACGACAAGATCATGAAAGCAGTACCCAAACGACAGCATGCCTTACCTCCCGCCCCGAACGCAAATGGCTTGATGCTTCGGGTTTATATCTTCTTCCTTATTGCCTTTCTGCTGATGAGCAGCGGTGCCTCCTTGTTGGCACAGTGCGGCTCTTTTGTTGTCACCAATACCAACGACAGCGGCTTTGGCTCCCTGCGGCAGGCTATCCTGGATGCGAATGCTTGTACGACTGCTGCAGCAGACCCACATATCATTGACCTGACGATGGTAAGCGGCACGATCACCCTGACTTCGGGGCAGATCAATATCAGTAATCATGTAAGGTTGGAGGGGCCGGGGGCGGATGTGTTGAGTGTGAGTGGGGGGGATAGTACGAGGATATTTGAGATAGCTCCATATTTAAACTTATTTAATGAAATTAGCGACTTAACGTTAGAAGAGGGCAATGCTATGTCATTCAACGGAAACGGAGGAGCAATTTATTTTAGTATTGGTTCCGGTAATACACTTGTACTCAATAACTGCAAATTTTCAAACAATAAAGCTGCTGCAGGAGGAGGAGCAATTGGAATGAGGATTGGCGCTAATCCAGGAATTACAATAATTATAAACAACTGCGAATTCTTAAATAATAGTGCTTATGTAGGTGGAGCAATTGCGATGCAAGATACTACAGGCCTTGGCAATAAACTTCTGGTGAGTAATTGCAAATTCATAAACAATACTGCCGTGGGTGGTGGTGGTGGAGCTATACGTTTTGCTTTTTATAACAATACAGTTAAGCCTGAAGTGACTATTAACAATTGTATTTTTGAGAAGAATCAAGGCAATTTAATTGGTGTAATAGAAGCAACCGCAAACTTTGGTATCGTTAGCCCAATGCTGACAATTAATAATTGTCAATTCCGGGAAAATCAGTCCAATACCAGTGGTTTTGGCCTTCTTTTTGTTAGGTATGACTTTGATGTTAGTCTTACGGACTGTTCTTTTGAAAACAATATTTCACCCAGCTCCAGCTCAATATTGTATTTAGAACGCTCTTTTGGTCAAATGAACCGCTGTGTTTTCAAGGGTAATCAGATTGTTGATTCATCAATCCGATTATTGAACCTTACTGGAGGTGGCAACTATTCCATCTCCAATTCAGTAATAAGTGGAAACGACGGAGGAGGAATCACAGCTGCGACAATGGATACCCTTACGATAACCAATTGTACCATATCAGGTAATACTCGTGGAATATATCTGGGTGGAGCGCCATCTGTTATTTTGACCAATAACATCATATACGGCAATGCCGACAGCCTGAACTCAAATGATTTGATTGGAAGCGGTTATTCAGGCACCCATAACCTCATCGGTACACTCAACAGCAATGCTTTCACAGACGGCGTCGCCGGCAACATCATCGGCCGCCAGCCCTGCTTCGCCCAGCCTGTCCCGGCCTTCCCCACTACAGAAGGCGACCTCCGGCTGCGGTTTGGCTCCCTGGGCATCGACGCCGGCGATGACAACCGCATTATAGATGATTTGGATGTAGCCGAAGATGACCGCATACAGGGCCAGGCCGTGAATATGGGTGCCTACGAAACAGTAGTCCCCGCGCCGCTGATCCTTCTGTCCAGCAATGCGATGCAAATAACGAACGGCGATACCAGCCCTAGCCCGGATGACGACACCGGCTTCGGCGCCATTGATATTGGGCAATCCGTTTCCCACTCCTTTGGCATTGCCAATACCGGCACGGATGTGCTGTTCCTCGCCGGAATGCCGCCGGTTCAATTGACGGGATTTGGCGCTGGGGCATTTTCGATAGAGAGTGATCCGGATATCGCTATCCTTCCCGGAAAAGAAACCACCTTTACCATTTCCTTTTCCCCTTCCTTTTCCGGCTTTCACCAGGCAACCGTCCTTATCCCGAATAACGCCTGCTATGATGATCCTTTTACTTTTGAGGTCGGCGGAGCGGGCAACCCGGGCATCTCCGGCAACATTAGCCACTGGAATGGAGCACCGGCTACCAACGCCCAGGTTACGTTAGACATCAATGTCGGCCAGACAAGTATCGGTAGAGGGGTGGACCTCGCCGGCGATTACGAGGCCGCCAATCTTCCTTATGGAGCCAATGTCAGGATTATTCCTGGCGAGGTGCCTAATCCTGGCCCGCCCAGTTGCCCCGATTGTATAGATATAGCCGACCTGCTGCGAATCAGGCAGCACCTGCTCTCGATACAGCCCTTGGAAAACCCCTACGCGATCATAGCAGCTGATGTAAATAATGATGGAGGTGTCTCCACCTTCGACTTCGTTTTAATCCAACAAATGATTCTGAGAGAAAGGAGCACATTTAACAATACTGCCTGCTGGCGCTACGTCGACTCTGCTTATGTTTTTCCCGATCCCACCGATCCATCGAATCCACCATTCCCTGAGTCGGTCCTTATTGATCCTCTGGTTGCGGATGAAGCCATAAATTTTGTCGCTATCAAAACCGGCGATGTAACCGGCGACTGCCCCGCCACAGCCCCTCCCATAGCAGGTTCGGTTACCGCTGATTTCGACGATTGCGTACTCCCGGGAGAGGTTATAAATGTACCGGTGCGGGCCAGTGCCTTTAATGGTTCGGGCATGCAGCTTACTTTGTCGTGGAATCCAGACGTGCTTGAATTTCTCGGCACGGGGAATTACAACATTCCAGGCCTTGCCTTCCAAAATTTCAGCACCTTGAACATAGATGTTGGCTTGCTGACCATGGCCTGGATCAGTGATACACCGGCCACACTGCCGGCTGGCGCCATTCTTTTTGAAGTTTCCTTCAAAGTAGCCGGCCCGTCAGGCAGCGTCACCTCCATCGGCTTCCCTGACTTTCCAACTCCGGCGCGAACGGCTACTGCATTTCCCATAACCACTTTTGCCCCTCTGACCGTTGAAGGCCTGGTGCGGGTGGGCGCTCAGCCTGTTTTTACTCCTCTGATGCCCAGGGAGACCTGCATAGATGCCCCGGCTATCCTCCTGAGCGCCACGCCCAGCGGAGGCACTTTTTCCGGGCCGGGCGTACCGGCAGGCAGCGCTATTTTCGATCCGGCCCTGGCCGGGCCGGGTTCGCATGTAGTTGAGTATGTTTACGAAACGGCCGGTTGCCAGAATACCGCCTCCGACTCGGTGGCCGTTCACGCCCTGCCGCCGGTTAAATTGTTTGACAACCTTCCCCTATGCGAAGGCGAAACGCTATTGCTCTGGGACACGAGCAGCACAATTATCGAATGGAAATGGAGAGTGGCAGGAGTAGATACCATTACTCAGGACTCAATTTTGAGCATCCCTTTCGCAAATATGGCCGATGATGGCGGTTACTACTATATCACCATCACAGATGAAAACTACTGCCAAAACACCGACAGTACTTTTATAATCATTTTTGATAAGCCTTCAGTAGAAGCATCCAACAACAGCCCGCTGTGCGCGGGCGACACCCTGCGGCTCTGGGGAACTGAAACAGGAGGGGTGATCAATTGGAGGTGGTCCGGCCCCAACTTCATGGCCAACGGCCAAAACCAGGATATCCCTGCAGCTGGCCTGGCTTACGCAAATACTTATACCCTTGTGGGCAAGGATAGCAATGAATGCACCGATACCGCCACCACAACCGTAGTCATCCACGCCCTCCCCCCCGCCGGCATTTCGAGCAACAGCCCCGTCTGCGAAGGCGAGGCCCTGATCCTCCGGGATACCAGCGGCGCGGACAGCCTGTGGCAGTGGG
This genomic window contains:
- a CDS encoding choice-of-anchor D domain-containing protein; this translates as MLTINNCQFRENQSNTSGFGLLFVRYDFDVSLTDCSFENNISPSSSSILYLERSFGQMNRCVFKGNQIVDSSIRLLNLTGGGNYSISNSVISGNDGGGITAATMDTLTITNCTISGNTRGIYLGGAPSVILTNNIIYGNADSLNSNDLIGSGYSGTHNLIGTLNSNAFTDGVAGNIIGRQPCFAQPVPAFPTTEGDLRLRFGSLGIDAGDDNRIIDDLDVAEDDRIQGQAVNMGAYETVVPAPLILLSSNAMQITNGDTSPSPDDDTGFGAIDIGQSVSHSFGIANTGTDVLFLAGMPPVQLTGFGAGAFSIESDPDIAILPGKETTFTISFSPSFSGFHQATVLIPNNACYDDPFTFEVGGAGNPGISGNISHWNGAPATNAQVTLDINVGQTSIGRGVDLAGDYEAANLPYGANVRIIPGEVPNPGPPSCPDCIDIADLLRIRQHLLSIQPLENPYAIIAADVNNDGGVSTFDFVLIQQMILRERSTFNNTACWRYVDSAYVFPDPTDPSNPPFPESVLIDPLVADEAINFVAIKTGDVTGDCPATAPPIAGSVTADFDDCVLPGEVINVPVRASAFNGSGMQLTLSWNPDVLEFLGTGNYNIPGLAFQNFSTLNIDVGLLTMAWISDTPATLPAGAILFEVSFKVAGPSGSVTSIGFPDFPTPARTATAFPITTFAPLTVEGLVRVGAQPVFTPLMPRETCIDAPAILLSATPSGGTFSGPGVPAGSAIFDPALAGPGSHVVEYVYETAGCQNTASDSVAVHALPPVKLFDNLPLCEGETLLLWDTSSTIIEWKWRVAGVDTITQDSILSIPFANMADDGGYYYITITDENYCQNTDSTFIIIFDKPSVEASNNSPLCAGDTLRLWGTETGGVINWRWSGPNFMANGQNQDIPAAGLAYANTYTLVGKDSNECTDTATTTVVIHALPPAGISSNSPVCEGEALILRDTSGADSLWQWAGPGLDTTLQAPEIEIGRATPAISGRYTVTVTDGKGCRNTASIDSALVYARPLVAVSSNSPLCDNEGLELSESGGVAASWNWRGPGGFYSSDNNPFVERADVTPGNFVVTIADSNGCANSASLEVTTVSGFFFESNLLTPSFIFCGDSVHFFDISEAELPDGQYFWDFGDGSSSTERDPVHVYGSSGVYTVTLQVTDANCENLSLEKELTVFGCLQRKLDFLNAYPNPSSDGNVTLEAILNGRSSLAIEVYSPTGVRLERRVLRDVLWARESFSFERSGVYFIYLLAETDREVLKVVVGKE